One genomic window of Manihot esculenta cultivar AM560-2 chromosome 16, M.esculenta_v8, whole genome shotgun sequence includes the following:
- the LOC110603117 gene encoding serine/threonine-protein kinase RIPK, with amino-acid sequence MTVEKGTWISMISSCFKPHEKEKRASSKPKKEVTKQASFQRLSLSDLSNPSSLSEDLSISLAGSNLHVFTLAELKVITQGFSSSNFIGEGGFGPVHKGFIDDKLRPGLKAQPVAVKLLDLDGLQGHREWLTEVIFLGQLRHPHLVKLIGYCCEEEHRLLVYEYMPRGSLENQLFRRYSASLPWSTRMKIALGAAKGLAFLHESQKPVIYRDFKASNILLDSDYTPKLSDFGLAKDGPEGSETHVSTRVMGTQGYAAPEYIMTGHLTSMSDVYSFGVVLLELLTGRRSVDKSRPQREQKLVEWARPILNDPRKLGRIMDPRLEGQYSETGARKAAALAYQCMSHRPKQRPTMSTVVKILEPLKDFEDIPIGPFVYTVPTETEKPKEDEPKKDVKKDDGHHRRKHPLHHGHRRHHHRSTRSPTIHSETALSQNQRNVLNSPLHPKAKGA; translated from the exons ATGACTGTGGAGAAGGGTACATGGATATCTATGATTTCCAGTTGTTTCAAGCCACATGAGAAAGAGAAACGAGCATCGTCTAAACCCAAAAAGGAGGTTACTAAACAAGCTTCATTTCAGAGACTTTCGCTGTCTGATTTGAGCAATCCAAGTTCACTCTCCGAGGATCTATCAATTTCTCTTGCTGGCTCAAACCTTCACGTTTTTACGCTTGCTGAGCTCAAGGTCATCACGCAGGGCTTCTCTTCAAGCAACTTTATCGGTGAAGGAGGATTTGGACCAGTGCACAAGGGTTTCATTGATGACAAGCTCAGACCTGGCTTGAAGGCTCAGCCTGTGGCCGTCAAGCTTTTGGACTTGGATGGTTTACAAGGTCATAGGGAGTGGTTG ACGGAAGTGATCTTTCTTGGGCAGCTGAGGCATCCGCATCTGGTTAAGTTGATTGGCTATTGTTGTGAAGAAGAACACAGGCTTCTGGTTTATGAATATATGCCACGAGGCAGCTTAGAGAATCAGCTGTTTAGAA GATATTCTGCATCGCTACCTTGGTCGACGAGAATGAAAATTGCCCTTGGAGCTGCAAAGGGTCTCGCCTTCCTCCATGAATCACAGAAACCTGTGATATATAGAGATTTCAAAGCCTCGAACATCTTGTTAGACTCG GATTATACGCCTAAACTTTCAGATTTTGGGCTAGCAAAGGATGGTCCTGAAGGATCTGAGACTCATGTTTCCACCCGAGTCATGGGAACTCAAGGCTACGCTGCTCCTGAATATATCATGACAG GTCATTTGACGTCAATGAGCGATGTATATAGCTTTGGAGTAGTACTCCTGGAGCTTCTTACAGGGAGAAGGTCTGTGGACAAGAGCCGTCCACAAAGAGAACAAAAGCTGGTAGAATGGGCGAGACCCATTTTGAATGATCCTCGAAAACTTGGGAGGATAATGGACCCAAGACTCGAAGGTCAGTACTCGGAAACAGGGGCTCGAAAAGCAGCTGCACTGGCTTATCAATGCATGAGCCACAGACCAAAACAAAGACCAACCATGAGCACTGTTGTGAAGATCCTAGAACCTCTAAAAGATTTCGAAGATATTCCCATTGGACCCTTTGTGTACACAGTTCCAACGGAAACTGAAAAACCTAAAGAAGATGAACCCAAGAAAGATGTGAAGAAGGACGACGGACATCACCGCCGCAAGCATCCACTCCACCATGGCCACCGGAGGCATCACCACAGATCAACTAGGTCACCAACCATTCATTCAGAAACTGCTCTAAGCCAAAATCAAAGAAATGTGTTGAACAGTCCCCTGCATCCAAAAGCCAAGGGAGCATAG